The Allocatelliglobosispora scoriae genome contains a region encoding:
- a CDS encoding GNAT family N-acetyltransferase: MSRLQVRSLTAADIPDAAILLARRHRAHRRDQPLLSPVYAEPDATATVLAEALAQPDASGALAVRGTDVVGFLLGAPKAAPSWGPNVWVEAAGQAVTYAEDIRDLYAFAAERWVAEGRTAHYVLAPASDTELVRSWFRLGFGHQHCHGLRALPTPDEVRAPRVVIRRAERADIPLLAELDLVLAQHQSLVPTFSAARVPELAETLKSWEDDFDDTDFATFVAEHEGRVVGSAIGCSLAKSGAHTTLARPDNAGFLGFAAVFPQARGLGVGRALGEAVGLWSAESGFSSYVTDWRVTNLLSSRAWPALGFAESFTRLHRLVGY, from the coding sequence ATGTCTCGCCTGCAGGTGCGGTCGCTCACCGCCGCCGACATCCCCGACGCCGCGATCCTGCTGGCCCGCCGCCACCGCGCGCACCGCCGTGACCAGCCCTTACTATCCCCGGTGTACGCCGAACCCGACGCCACCGCCACCGTGCTCGCCGAGGCGCTGGCCCAGCCGGACGCCTCCGGCGCGCTCGCCGTCCGGGGGACCGACGTCGTCGGGTTCCTCCTCGGTGCCCCCAAAGCCGCCCCGTCCTGGGGCCCCAACGTGTGGGTCGAGGCGGCCGGTCAGGCGGTCACCTACGCCGAGGACATCCGCGACCTCTACGCGTTCGCCGCCGAGCGCTGGGTGGCCGAGGGGCGCACCGCGCATTACGTGCTGGCCCCGGCGAGCGACACCGAGCTGGTCCGGTCCTGGTTCCGGCTCGGCTTCGGCCACCAGCACTGCCACGGCCTGCGCGCCCTGCCGACTCCCGACGAGGTCAGGGCACCCCGCGTCGTGATCCGCAGGGCGGAGCGCGCGGACATCCCGCTCCTCGCCGAGCTCGACCTCGTCCTGGCGCAGCACCAGTCGCTCGTGCCGACCTTCTCGGCGGCCCGGGTGCCGGAGCTGGCCGAGACGCTGAAGAGCTGGGAGGACGATTTCGACGACACCGACTTCGCGACCTTCGTCGCCGAGCACGAGGGCCGGGTGGTCGGGTCGGCGATCGGCTGCTCGCTGGCGAAGTCGGGCGCGCACACCACGCTCGCCCGGCCCGACAACGCCGGCTTCCTCGGGTTTGCGGCGGTCTTTCCGCAGGCACGCGGCTTGGGCGTGGGACGGGCGCTGGGGGAGGCGGTGGGCCTGTGGTCGGCGGAGTCCGGGTTCAGCAGCTATGTCACCGACTGGCGGGTGACCAACCTGCTCTCGTCGAGGGCGTGGCCCGCGCTGGGGTTCGCCGAGTCGTTCACCCGCCTGCACCGCCTCGTCGGCTACTGA